In one window of Nocardiopsis aegyptia DNA:
- the rpmE gene encoding 50S ribosomal protein L31 → MKADIHPEYVATEVTCTCGAHFITRSTITEGKLRADVCSECHPFYTGKQKIMDTGGRVARFEKRFGKRK, encoded by the coding sequence ATGAAGGCCGACATCCACCCCGAGTACGTCGCGACCGAGGTGACCTGCACCTGCGGGGCCCACTTCATCACCCGCAGCACGATCACCGAGGGCAAGCTGCGCGCCGACGTGTGCTCCGAGTGCCACCCCTTCTACACCGGCAAGCAGAAGATCATGGACACCGGTGGCCGCGTCGCCCGCTTCGAGAAGCGCTTCGGCAAGCGCAAGTAG